A single window of Methylacidimicrobium sp. AP8 DNA harbors:
- the murC gene encoding UDP-N-acetylmuramate--L-alanine ligase, translating into MHATLTGSWNGLLSRPCRIHLVGVAGSGVGPLARLLLLQGHQVSGSDLRRTPAVAELERMGLRFFLGHDGDLPEGVELLVYSSAVREDNPERRIAAARGIPSVRRADLLRELCRTKKSVVVAGMHGKTTTTALLAHILRRSGWEPSYYVGGDAPVLGASADWGKGDYMVVEGDESDGTLALFEPSHAVLLNVEEEHLDFYPGMEAILEVFAAFLDRCTGKIVYCADDRHASLLNAGRSNAVGYGFGPAGRYRAERVELGPFESTFLLVAGGEPLGKVRVPLPGRQNVQNALAGIAMSLELGLPFADVAPATASFRAVKRRFEVLFSGPSFLIIDDYAHHPTEIRATLATAAIARRERVVALFQPHRYSRARGLEKDFATAFGEADLVLVTDIYGAGECPIEGVSPERLAQKIAEGSGVKTLFARSIAEAKKLAAANLRPGDLLLALGAGDVHRVARALAAQCALYEELRRSLSSSAVLSLEENLGSHTSSGLGGAAEFWCEPACREDLRRLIEIAAREKLPLTVLGSGAGSLIRDGGVRGVCVSLRHPAFCRVESDGGRIAAGGGVLLDRLAAETARCGIDGFSFLSGLPGTLGAWLAAGTGAGRRRLVNRLEEVVLIDRTGRWHTLDRAEIESWPDEGPGCPPGIIVGVRLRSTPFRADEAFWSPAADGAGDGGSPRNGRRLDGVLRFPPGADVRRLWKGLGPDSLAVGGAWIDPRFPNRIWLREGARSADVVALLETIRKRLGEEMGVEPAFGLVLVGEEESS; encoded by the coding sequence ATGCATGCAACATTGACCGGTTCCTGGAACGGCCTTCTCAGTCGGCCCTGTCGCATCCACCTTGTCGGAGTAGCAGGCTCCGGTGTCGGTCCCCTCGCCCGCCTCCTGCTGCTCCAAGGGCATCAGGTATCCGGATCGGACCTGCGCCGGACACCCGCCGTCGCCGAGCTCGAGCGGATGGGGCTGCGCTTCTTTCTCGGACACGACGGCGATCTGCCCGAAGGGGTGGAGCTTCTGGTCTATTCGTCAGCCGTCCGCGAGGACAACCCGGAGCGCCGGATCGCCGCGGCACGGGGGATTCCGAGCGTGCGGAGGGCCGACTTGCTCCGGGAGCTTTGCCGGACCAAGAAGTCGGTCGTCGTCGCGGGGATGCACGGAAAGACGACGACGACGGCCCTCCTCGCCCATATCCTCCGGCGGAGCGGTTGGGAGCCTTCCTACTACGTCGGTGGGGATGCGCCGGTGCTCGGCGCGAGCGCGGACTGGGGCAAAGGGGACTACATGGTTGTCGAAGGCGACGAGAGCGACGGCACGCTGGCTTTGTTTGAACCCTCCCACGCGGTCCTCTTGAACGTGGAGGAGGAGCATCTGGATTTCTATCCGGGCATGGAGGCGATCCTCGAGGTCTTTGCCGCCTTTCTGGACCGGTGCACGGGCAAGATCGTCTATTGCGCGGATGATCGGCATGCCTCGCTGCTCAATGCGGGGCGAAGCAATGCGGTAGGCTATGGATTTGGCCCGGCGGGCCGGTACCGAGCCGAGCGGGTCGAGCTGGGGCCGTTCGAGAGCACGTTTCTGCTGGTTGCCGGGGGAGAGCCCCTCGGGAAGGTTCGAGTACCGCTGCCCGGAAGGCAAAACGTCCAGAATGCCTTGGCCGGAATCGCCATGAGCCTGGAGCTGGGGCTGCCTTTCGCCGATGTCGCTCCGGCCACGGCGAGCTTCCGGGCGGTCAAGCGACGCTTCGAGGTACTCTTTTCCGGGCCGTCTTTCCTGATCATCGACGACTACGCGCATCATCCCACCGAGATTCGGGCGACCTTGGCCACCGCCGCGATAGCGCGCCGGGAGCGGGTTGTGGCACTTTTCCAGCCGCATCGCTATTCGCGCGCCCGCGGGCTGGAAAAGGACTTCGCAACGGCCTTCGGCGAAGCGGATCTGGTGTTGGTGACGGACATCTACGGAGCGGGTGAGTGTCCCATCGAGGGCGTGAGCCCGGAACGGCTGGCGCAAAAGATCGCCGAAGGGAGCGGGGTCAAAACCCTTTTCGCCCGCAGCATCGCGGAAGCGAAGAAGCTGGCGGCTGCCAACTTGCGGCCGGGAGATCTTTTGCTGGCGCTGGGGGCCGGAGACGTGCACCGTGTCGCCCGGGCGCTGGCTGCGCAATGCGCCCTCTACGAGGAGCTGCGCCGATCTCTGTCGTCCTCGGCGGTTCTCTCCCTTGAGGAAAACCTGGGGTCCCATACCTCGTCCGGCCTGGGGGGCGCGGCGGAATTCTGGTGCGAGCCCGCCTGCCGGGAGGACCTCCGCCGGCTGATCGAAATCGCCGCTCGCGAGAAGCTGCCTCTGACGGTTCTCGGCAGCGGCGCGGGCAGCTTGATCCGGGACGGAGGCGTCCGCGGCGTCTGTGTGAGCCTCCGCCATCCCGCCTTTTGCCGGGTGGAGTCGGACGGCGGTCGAATCGCCGCCGGCGGCGGAGTGCTTCTTGACCGGCTGGCCGCAGAAACCGCCCGCTGCGGAATCGACGGGTTTTCTTTCCTTTCCGGTCTTCCCGGCACGCTCGGTGCATGGCTGGCGGCCGGCACGGGAGCCGGGAGGCGGCGGCTCGTCAACAGGCTGGAAGAGGTGGTCCTGATCGATCGAACCGGCAGGTGGCACACCCTCGACCGGGCGGAGATCGAATCCTGGCCGGATGAGGGGCCCGGGTGCCCGCCCGGCATCATTGTCGGCGTACGCTTGCGGAGCACTCCCTTCCGGGCGGACGAAGCTTTTTGGTCGCCGGCGGCGGATGGCGCCGGGGACGGAGGCTCCCCGCGGAACGGTCGGCGGCTCGACGGGGTTTTGCGGTTTCCGCCGGGGGCGGACGTCCGGCGGCTTTGGAAAGGATTGGGCCCGGATTCCCTTGCCGTCGGGGGAGCTTGGATCGATCCCCGGTTCCCGAATCGGATCTGGTTGCGGGAGGGAGCTAGATCGGCGGACGTGGTCGCGCTCCTGGAAACAATCCGGAAGCGGCTGGGTGAGGAAATGGGTGTCGAGCCGGCTTTCGGCCTCGTCCTTGTCGGAGAAGAGGAGAGTTCGTGA